CAGTAGAGATTTTCTTTGCAAATAATCAAATTCTCTTTAGAAGCGAAAATATTAGCTTCTATACACGCCTCTTAGAAGGTAATTATCCTGATACAGATCGCTTAATTCCAACCGACTTTAATACGACAGTGACTTTTGATGTTGTTCATTTACGTCAATCTATGGAACGTGCTCGTCTTTTATCAAGTGCTACTCAAAATGGAACTGTAAAATTAGAAATCAAACAAGGAGTAGTTACAGCACATGTAAATTCTCCAGAAGTTGGTAAAGTAGATGAAGAAATCGATACAGTTGCTGTATCTGGTGAAGATTTAACGATTAGCTTTAACCCAACTTACTTGATTGAAGCATTAAAAGCCTTGAATAGTGAAAAGGTAACAATCAGCTTCATCTCAGCAGTTCGTCCTTTTACTTTGGTACCAGCTGACACAGATGAAGATTTCATGCAGCTGATTACACCAGTTCGTACAAATTAATAGAAAGAGGTTGAGCCTAGCTCACCTCTTTTATGATATAATCAGAAATATGAAAAGGAGAGTAGTATGTATCAAGTTGGAAATTTTGTTGAAATGAAAAAACCACACGCTTGTACAATCAAGTCTACAGGTAAAAAAGCCAATCGTTGGGAAATCACACGTTTAGGTGCAGATATCAAGATAAAATGCAGCAATTGTGATCACGTTGTTATGATGAGTCGTTATGATTTTGAAAGAAAAATGAGTAAAATCATTGACTAAAGGCAAGAAGTTAGAGGGTTAGCAAGTTTTCCCTTTTTGTGTTATAATATTGAATATTGAAATGTGAACGGAGAATGAGAAATTATGGCTTTAACAGCAGGTATCGTGGGTTTGCCAAATGTTGGTAAATCAACCCTATTTAATGCAATTACAAAAGCAGGAGCAGAGGCTGCAAACTATCCATTTGCAACCATTGATCCAAACGTTGGGATGGTAGAAGTTCCAGATGAACGCCTCCAAAAATTGACGGAAATGATTACTCCTAAGAAAACAGTCCCAACAACCTTTGAATTTACAGATATTGCAGGGATTGTCAAAGGGGCTTCTAAAGGTGAAGGTCTTGGGAACAAATTCTTGGCCAATATCCGTGAAGTTGATGCCATTGTTCATGTGGTTCGTGCCTTTGATGATGAAAATGTCATGCGTGAGCAAGGTCGTGAAGATGATTTTGTAGATCCATTAGCAGATATTGATACCATTAACCTAGAGTTGATTCTTGCGGACTTAGAATCTGTGAATAAACGCTATGCGCGTGTGGAAAAGATGGCTCGTACGCAAAAAGATAAGGAATCTGTTGCAGAATTTAACGTTCTTCAAAAGATTAAACCAGTTCTTGAAGATGGAAAATCAGCTCGTACCATTGAATTCACAGATGAAGAACAAAAAGTAGTTAAAGGACTCTTCCTCTTGACCACTAAACCAGTTCTTTATGTAGCAAATGTGGATGAGGATGTGGTTGCAGATCCAGATTCGATCGATTATGTGAAGCAAATCCGTGAATTCGCAGCAACAGAAAATGCAGAGGTGGTGGTCATTTCTGCGCGTGCTGAAGAAGAAATTTCTGAGTTAGACGATGAAGATAAAAAAGAGTTTCTTGAAGCCATTGGTTTGACAGAATCTGGTGTGGATAAGTTGACTCGAGCTGCTTACCATCTATTAGGACTTGGAACTTACTTCACAGCTGGTGAAAAAGAAGTTCGTGCTTGGACCTTTAAACGAGGTATGAAAGCTCCTCAAGCAGCTGGTATTATCCACTCTGACTTCGAAAAAGGATTTATTCGTGCAGTAACGATGTCTTATGATGATTTGATTAAATACGGATCTGAAAAGGCTGTAAAAGAAGCTGGACGCTTGCGTGAAGAAGGGAAAGAATATGTCGTTCAAGATGGCGACATCATGGAATTCCGCTTTAACGTTTAATGAACATTTTAAATAGTGTCAATTAGGTTGGAAAAAAATTCCAACCCTTTTGGCTTTTGAAAGGAAAAATAAATGACAAAACTACTTGTGGGATTGGGAAATCCAGGAGATAAATATTTTGAAACCAAACATAATGTTGGCTTTATGCTGATTGATCAACTAGCAAAAAAACAGAACGTCACCTTTACACACGATAAGATATTCCAAGCCGAGTTAGCTTCATTTTTCCTTAATGGTGAAAAAATTTATCTGGTGAAACCGACTACTTTTATGAATGAAAGTGGAAAAGCAGTTCATGCTTTATTAACCTACTATGGTTTAGATATTGAAGATTTACTCATTATTTACGATGATCTTGACATGGAAGTTGGAAAAATTCGTCTTCGAGCTAAAGGCTCAGCTGGTGGCCATAATGGAATCAAGTCAATTATTCAACATATTGGTACACAGGTTTTCAATCGTGTAAAGATTGGTATTGGAAGACCTAAAAAAGGAATGTCAGTGGTTCATCATGTTTTGAGTAAGTTTGATCAAGAAGATTATATTGGTATTTTACAGTCAATTGACAAAGTTGACGACGCTGTAAACTATTATTTACAAGAGAATAACTTTGAAAAAACAATGCAGAAATATAATGGGTAAAGAAATGTCATTAATCGATTTCTTTTTAGAGAATAAGCAGATACATTCATGGAATGAGCATTTATCTCTCAAACAAAGACAATTACTATTAGGTCTTTCTGGTTCAGGAAAGTCTTTGGCTATTGCAAGTAGTGCAAAAAATCAGGACAAAATTTTAGTAATGACTTCGACTTATGGAGAGGCTGAACGTCTGGTCAATGATTTAATTTCCATCTTAGGTTCAGATTTAGTTTATCCATTCTTAGTAGATGATTCACCAATGGTAGAATTTTTAGTATCGTCACAAGAAAAGATTTTTTCTCGCGTCGAAGCTTTGCGTTTTTTAAGAGATAGGTCTCAAAAAGGGATTTTAGTTTGTAACCTAGCAGCTAGTCGCTTATTTTTACCAGATCCTCAAGTTTTTGATAATAGTATTTTAAAGCTTGAAATTGGCCAAGAATGTGAACAAAGTGAACTAAAAAATCACTTGATTTCTCTTGGTTATAAAAAAGTTACACAAGTTCAAAGTCAAGGTGAGTTTAGTCTTCGAGGAGATATTCTGGATATCTTTGAAACCTCTCAAATATCTCCTTATCGAATAGAATTTTTTGGTGATGAGATTGATGGGATTAGAGAATTTGATGCTGAAACTCAATTATCAAAAGATAGTCAATCTCAAGTCTTGATTTATCCAGCTAGTGATATTTTGCTAACTGATGAAGATTATCATCGTGGTCAAAAATTCTTAGAACATGAGATTGATAAAGCTATTTCTCCAACTTTAAAGTCTTACTTAGAAGAAGTTTTTAGTTGTACGAAAGAGCAAGTTCTTCATGCAGATATTCGCAAGTTTTTATCTGTTTTTTATAAAAAACAGTGGACATTGATAGACTATTTGAATCAAGTTCCTATTATCTTTGATGATTTTCAAAAAA
The window above is part of the Streptococcus sp. Marseille-Q6470 genome. Proteins encoded here:
- the pth gene encoding aminoacyl-tRNA hydrolase; the protein is MTKLLVGLGNPGDKYFETKHNVGFMLIDQLAKKQNVTFTHDKIFQAELASFFLNGEKIYLVKPTTFMNESGKAVHALLTYYGLDIEDLLIIYDDLDMEVGKIRLRAKGSAGGHNGIKSIIQHIGTQVFNRVKIGIGRPKKGMSVVHHVLSKFDQEDYIGILQSIDKVDDAVNYYLQENNFEKTMQKYNG
- a CDS encoding DUF951 family protein, coding for MYQVGNFVEMKKPHACTIKSTGKKANRWEITRLGADIKIKCSNCDHVVMMSRYDFERKMSKIID
- the ychF gene encoding redox-regulated ATPase YchF produces the protein MALTAGIVGLPNVGKSTLFNAITKAGAEAANYPFATIDPNVGMVEVPDERLQKLTEMITPKKTVPTTFEFTDIAGIVKGASKGEGLGNKFLANIREVDAIVHVVRAFDDENVMREQGREDDFVDPLADIDTINLELILADLESVNKRYARVEKMARTQKDKESVAEFNVLQKIKPVLEDGKSARTIEFTDEEQKVVKGLFLLTTKPVLYVANVDEDVVADPDSIDYVKQIREFAATENAEVVVISARAEEEISELDDEDKKEFLEAIGLTESGVDKLTRAAYHLLGLGTYFTAGEKEVRAWTFKRGMKAPQAAGIIHSDFEKGFIRAVTMSYDDLIKYGSEKAVKEAGRLREEGKEYVVQDGDIMEFRFNV